One Rhinoderma darwinii isolate aRhiDar2 chromosome 6, aRhiDar2.hap1, whole genome shotgun sequence DNA window includes the following coding sequences:
- the FAM83G gene encoding protein FAM83G isoform X2, with protein sequence MDLFTDVDIFKDMLDAGYKRKTSVYIILNESDVKYFLQMCEKAQMHRGHLKNLRVRSVGGSEFYTRLSSKFKGSLGQKFMFVDGDKTMCGSYSFTWSAARIDRNLITVLSGQVVETFDRQFQELYLLSKGVSLKSVPMDNEPEPEPVIQPPALPAGASEAIARKLFNPKYALVTVKSASEAGKDSKQGNEVAKKIIPKARIFTVEHQTDERQLHPALQDMEKANMFEYLPTWVEPDPEPGSDILGYINIIDPNIKNAQPSQMNRIKICDTSQATAQYMQQSRDNEMMKQQQQQQRESPSSSNNTSRQPSQTEESEHGRVPSKPDDPSKESDPSVGHPARQTSQEHGSKASCTKSSASRQDSRDGSPPGTVPTEESAAADDPKPHNNEGPAEIPSPQRPLEGIASLAENNHLVSNNATGGKPPPVPKPRTIQVPDFISMKNALNVKSPSTSASAEENTVPSVNGVDADGREAEEMDILVENGPNDQDEDDAGMFRSCTEECSSSGSGSLPPSNASSVSEEYYPSASLHRRSSERMTNGERPAPHRKLSDGHISRGSFLSPLSISHTLVEMNPSEHGKKRTVLEEYVLSSNPLQRNDRIYASDPSQGKPHFHYSTNGPAGGYDRFHSHPGSRSGMDMGRAKKESMEGPGAYRQLSRKSDSPGARPGYWSGKDYAGNYTSPHSHGPVPPNNVTTPFGIPYSKLSQAKHLKNKIGAGSLDSRRRGQCPPGHKDL encoded by the exons AACCTCCGGGTCCGCAGTGTCGGGGGATCCGAGTTTTACACCCGACTCTCATCCAAGTTCAAGGGATCTCTAGGACAGAAGTTCATGTTTGTGGATGGAGACAAAACTATGTGCGGGTCTTACAG CTTCACCTGGTCAGCAGCGAGGATTGACCGAAATCTGATCACTGTGCTTTCTGGCCAAGTCGTGGAGACCTTTGACCGTCAGTTCCAGGAACTTTATCTCCTGTCCAAGGGAGTCAGTCTGAAAAGTGTCCCAATGGATAACGAACCAGAACCAGAGCCAGTGATCCAGCCGCCCGCCCTGCCCGCAGGAGCTTCAGAAGCCATTGCCCGGAAGCTATTTAACCCCAAATACGCCCTGGTTACCGTCAAGAGTGCCAGCGAGGCCGGAAAAGATTCCAAGCAAGGAAATGAAGTTGCCAAAAAGATCATCCCCAAAGCTCGAATATTTACAGTAGAGCACCAGACAGACGAGCGCCAGCTCCACCCGGCCCTACAAGACATGGAAAAAGCCAATATGTTTGAGTATCTACCCACATGGGTAGAGCCCGACCCAGAGCCGGGTAGCGATATCTTAGGGTACATTAATATTATTGACCCAAATATCAAGAATGCGCAGCCCTCCCAGATGAACAGAATCAAGATTTGTGACACTTCACAAGCGACCGCTCAGTACATGCAGCAGAGCAGGGACAATGAGATGATGAAgcagcaacaacaacaacaacgagaGAGTCCGTCTTCTAGTAATAACACGTCCAGGCAACCGAGCCAGACGGAAGAATCCGAACACGGGCGCGTCCCGTCCAAACCGGACGACCCATCCAAGGAGTCTGATCCTAGTGTGGGTCATCCTGCCAGACAGACTAGCCAAGAGCATGGATCGAAAGCCAGCTGTACAAAGAGTAGTGCGTCAAGACAGGACAGCCGAGATGGATCTCCTCCGGGTACGGTGCCGACAGAAGAATCGGCAGCGGCAGATGACCCGAAGCCGCATAACAATGAAGGACCAGCCGAGATCCCTTCTCCACAAAGACCTCTAGAAGGCATCGCGTCGCTAGCTGAAAATAATCACCTTGTGTCCAATAACGCAACGGGTGGCAAACCGCCTCCGGTGCCGAAGCCGAGAACAATTCAAGTCCCGGACTTTATCAGCATGAAGAACGCTTTAAACGTCAAATCTCCCAGCACAAGCGCGTCGGCGGAGGAAAACACCGTGCCGTCTGTCAATGGGGTGGACGCCGATGGAAGAGAAGCCGAAGAGATGGACATCCTCGTTGAAAATGGACCCAATGACCAAGACGAAGATGACGCCGGGATGTTTAGGTCGTGCACCGAAGAATGTTCATCCAGCGGCTCCGGTTCTTTACCTCCCTCCAACGCCTCCTCCGTGTCCGAGGAATATTACCCATCTGCTTCCTTGCACAGGAGGAGCTCTGAACGTATGACCAATGGAGAGCGTCCGGCGCCGCACCGGAAGCTCAGCGATGGCCACATTAGTAGAGGAAGCTTCTTGAGTCCTCTCAGCATCTCCCACACCTTGGTGGAAATGAATCCTTCAGAACATGGGAAGAAGAGAACCGTGCTGGAGGAGTATGTACTGTCCAGTAACCCCTTACAAAGGAATGACCGGATTTACGCTTCGGACCCTTCTCAG GGGAAACCACATTTCCATTACAGTACAAACGGCCCCGCTGGAGGATACGACAGGTTCCACTCCCATCCTGGCTCCAGGAGCGGCATGGACATGGGCAGGGCCAAGAAGGAGAGTATGGAAGGTCCCGGAGCGTACCGTCAGCTCAGTAGGAAGTCTGACAGCCCGGGGGCGAGACCAGGATACTGGAGCGGCAAGGACTATGCAGGCAACTATACCAGTCCCCATTCTCACGGTCCCGTGCCACCCAACAATGTGACCACTCCCTTCGGGATCCCGTACTCTAAGCTGTCCCAAGCAAAACATCTGAAGAACAAGATAGGAGCTGGCAGCCTGGACTCTAGGAGGAGAGGGCAATGCCCTCCCGGACACAAGGACCTCTAA